From a single Vibrio tubiashii genomic region:
- a CDS encoding dicarboxylate/amino acid:cation symporter, giving the protein MDKSLSSKIFVGLFAGLLIGTAIQYLFSGIAIFDTYLLGAAEGAGGMFVSLIKLLVVPLVYVSIVCGIVDLKDITAFGRLGGKTFALYIINTIIAITAALTVGMIFQPGADANLAGTISETVKLTTTETPDIFSLVVNIVPSNPVQAFANGDMLQIIFMAILTGLAIQALDSRGGPAIRTFKMANEIMMKLVGLVMSLAPYGVFALMIQLGATLDANTLMSVAGYVALVVAMLVFWIFFFYPMAVGIATGTSPKTFLRATREQILFSLSTASSNATIPVTMRTLTEKLHVSKSVAGFGVPLGATMNMSGVSIYIALATIFVANAFGQPINTADVFTLGLTILLLSIGAGGVPGGGVVMVGVLLHQLGLPPEGLAIIAAVDRINDMFCTSSNVVGDTAVNTIVAKTEGEIGKQEAEVEAKPAQANA; this is encoded by the coding sequence ATGGATAAATCGCTTTCAAGCAAGATTTTTGTAGGCTTGTTTGCTGGTCTACTGATCGGTACTGCGATCCAGTACTTATTTAGCGGGATTGCAATCTTTGATACTTACCTTCTAGGCGCTGCTGAAGGCGCGGGCGGTATGTTTGTATCACTGATCAAGTTACTTGTTGTACCTTTGGTATACGTTTCAATCGTATGTGGTATTGTTGACCTGAAAGACATCACTGCCTTTGGTCGTCTTGGTGGTAAAACCTTTGCTCTATACATTATTAACACCATCATCGCGATTACTGCGGCGCTTACAGTTGGTATGATTTTCCAACCAGGTGCTGACGCGAACCTAGCAGGTACGATTTCAGAAACGGTTAAACTCACAACAACTGAAACACCTGATATCTTCTCACTAGTGGTTAACATTGTACCAAGCAACCCTGTTCAAGCGTTTGCTAATGGTGACATGCTACAAATCATCTTCATGGCAATCCTGACAGGTCTTGCTATTCAAGCTCTTGATTCACGCGGTGGTCCGGCTATTCGCACATTCAAGATGGCAAACGAAATCATGATGAAGCTAGTTGGTCTAGTAATGAGCCTTGCTCCATACGGCGTATTTGCGCTGATGATTCAGCTAGGTGCAACGTTAGACGCGAACACGCTAATGTCTGTAGCAGGCTATGTAGCGCTTGTTGTGGCAATGCTAGTGTTCTGGATCTTCTTCTTCTACCCAATGGCAGTAGGCATTGCGACAGGTACTTCTCCAAAGACGTTCCTACGTGCAACTCGTGAGCAGATCTTATTCTCTCTATCTACAGCAAGCTCGAACGCGACGATCCCTGTAACAATGCGTACTCTGACTGAGAAGCTACACGTTTCAAAATCAGTAGCCGGTTTTGGTGTACCACTAGGTGCAACCATGAACATGTCTGGTGTGTCTATCTACATCGCACTTGCAACTATCTTCGTAGCAAACGCATTTGGTCAGCCAATCAACACTGCTGATGTGTTCACTCTAGGTCTTACTATCCTACTTCTGTCAATCGGTGCTGGTGGTGTTCCTGGCGGTGGCGTTGTAATGGTTGGTGTTCTTCTTCACCAACTAGGTCTTCCACCAGAAGGTCTAGCAATCATCGCAGCAGTTGACCGTATCAATGATATGTTCTGTACATCTTCTAACGTAGTGGGCGATACAGCAGTAAACACTATCGTTGCTAAAACGGAAGGTGAAATCGGCAAACAAGAAGCAGAAGTAGAAGCGAAACCTGCTCAAGCGAATGCTTAA
- a CDS encoding four helix bundle protein, with protein MKYEKLKVWKTSFELCKKTYLSVQHIQDYSFRDQIRRSSISIPSNIAEGVERTSGKETAYFLNVAKGSVGELKTQLLLASALNYLHSNQCDELCNVCDDIARILGALIIKHRSS; from the coding sequence GTGAAATACGAAAAACTAAAAGTCTGGAAAACAAGTTTCGAACTCTGTAAGAAAACGTATCTTTCAGTACAACATATTCAAGATTACTCTTTTCGTGACCAAATAAGGCGTTCCAGCATATCTATTCCCAGCAATATCGCTGAAGGTGTAGAAAGAACAAGTGGGAAAGAAACGGCATACTTCCTGAATGTAGCCAAAGGTTCTGTGGGAGAACTCAAAACCCAATTGCTACTTGCGTCTGCCCTAAATTATCTTCATTCAAACCAATGTGATGAGTTGTGCAATGTTTGCGATGATATTGCACGTATTTTAGGAGCTTTGATCATAAAGCACAGGTCGAGCTAG
- the dnaK gene encoding molecular chaperone DnaK — MGKIIGIDLGTTNSCVAVLDGDKPRVIENAEGERTTASVIGYTDGETLVGQPAKRQAVTNPTNTLFAIKRLIGRRFEDEEVQRDIEIMPYKIVKADNGDAWVEAQGQKMAAPQVSAEILKKMKKTAEDFLGEEVTGAVITVPAYFNDAQRQATKDAGRIAGLEVKRIINEPTAAALAYGLDKQGGDRTIAVYDLGGGTFDISIIEIDEVEGEKTFEVLATNGDTHLGGEDFDNRMINYLVEEFKKEQGIDLKNDPLAMQRVKEAAEKAKIELSSTSQTDVNLPYVTADATGPKHMNVKVTRAKLESLVEDLVQRSLEPLKVALADADLSVNDITDVILVGGQTRMPMVQAKVAEFFGKEARKDVNPDEAVAMGAAVQGGVLAGDVKDVLLLDVTPLSLGIETMGGVMTKLVEKNTTIPTKANQVFSTAEDNQNAVTIHVLQGERKQAMYNKSLGQFNLEGIQPAPRGMPQIEVTFDLDADGILHVSAKDKSTGKEQKITIQASGGLSDEDIEKMVQEAEANKEADKKFEELATARNQADQMIHGTRKQVEEAGDALPADEKEKIEAAISELEEARKGEDKEAIDAKVQALMAAAQKLMEIAQQQAQAQQGAEAGAEQAQPQDDVVDAEFEEVKEDGKK, encoded by the coding sequence ATGGGTAAAATCATTGGTATTGACTTAGGTACTACTAACTCATGTGTTGCTGTACTAGACGGCGACAAACCACGTGTAATTGAAAACGCAGAGGGTGAGCGCACCACTGCATCGGTAATTGGTTACACAGACGGTGAAACGCTAGTAGGTCAACCTGCAAAACGTCAAGCAGTTACTAACCCAACTAACACGCTATTTGCAATTAAGCGTCTTATTGGTCGTCGTTTCGAAGACGAAGAAGTTCAGCGCGACATCGAAATCATGCCTTACAAAATCGTTAAGGCTGACAACGGTGATGCTTGGGTAGAAGCGCAAGGCCAGAAAATGGCAGCTCCTCAGGTTTCTGCTGAAATCCTAAAGAAAATGAAGAAAACTGCAGAAGACTTCCTAGGTGAGGAAGTAACTGGCGCAGTTATCACAGTGCCTGCTTACTTTAACGATGCTCAGCGTCAAGCAACTAAAGATGCTGGCCGTATCGCAGGTCTAGAAGTTAAACGTATCATCAACGAACCAACAGCAGCTGCTCTAGCATACGGTCTAGACAAGCAAGGCGGTGACCGCACTATCGCTGTATACGACCTTGGTGGTGGTACTTTCGATATCTCTATCATCGAGATTGACGAAGTTGAAGGCGAGAAAACATTCGAAGTACTAGCAACTAACGGTGACACTCACTTAGGTGGTGAAGACTTCGATAACCGCATGATCAACTACCTAGTTGAAGAGTTCAAGAAAGAGCAAGGTATCGATCTTAAGAACGATCCTCTAGCAATGCAGCGTGTTAAAGAAGCAGCAGAAAAAGCGAAAATTGAGCTTTCTTCTACTTCTCAAACAGACGTAAACCTACCTTACGTGACTGCAGATGCGACTGGTCCTAAGCACATGAACGTTAAAGTGACGCGTGCGAAGCTAGAATCTCTAGTTGAAGACCTAGTTCAACGTTCTCTTGAGCCTCTGAAAGTTGCTCTAGCTGACGCAGACCTATCTGTAAACGACATTACTGACGTTATCCTAGTTGGTGGTCAGACTCGTATGCCAATGGTTCAAGCGAAAGTTGCTGAGTTCTTCGGTAAAGAAGCTCGTAAAGACGTGAACCCTGATGAAGCAGTAGCAATGGGTGCTGCAGTTCAAGGTGGTGTACTTGCTGGTGATGTTAAAGACGTACTTCTACTAGACGTTACTCCTCTGTCTCTAGGTATCGAGACTATGGGCGGCGTAATGACTAAGCTAGTTGAGAAGAACACTACTATCCCAACGAAAGCGAACCAAGTTTTCTCTACAGCAGAAGACAACCAGAATGCGGTTACAATCCACGTTCTTCAAGGTGAGCGTAAGCAGGCGATGTACAACAAGTCTCTAGGTCAGTTCAACCTAGAAGGTATTCAGCCAGCACCACGTGGTATGCCTCAAATCGAAGTAACTTTCGACCTAGATGCGGACGGTATCCTACACGTATCTGCGAAAGATAAGTCGACTGGTAAAGAGCAGAAGATCACTATCCAAGCTTCTGGCGGTCTAAGCGACGAAGATATCGAGAAAATGGTACAAGAAGCAGAAGCTAACAAAGAAGCGGACAAGAAGTTCGAAGAGCTAGCAACTGCACGTAACCAAGCTGACCAAATGATTCACGGTACTCGTAAGCAAGTGGAAGAAGCAGGTGATGCACTTCCAGCTGACGAGAAAGAGAAGATTGAAGCAGCTATCTCTGAGCTAGAAGAAGCACGTAAGGGCGAAGACAAAGAAGCGATCGACGCTAAAGTTCAAGCACTTATGGCGGCAGCTCAAAAGCTAATGGAAATCGCTCAGCAGCAAGCTCAAGCACAGCAAGGTGCTGAAGCTGGTGCAGAACAAGCACAACCTCAAGACGACGTAGTTGATGCTGAGTTTGAAGAAGTTAAGGAAGACGGCAAGAAGTAA
- the dnaJ gene encoding molecular chaperone DnaJ translates to MSKRDFYEVLGVSRDASERDIKKAYKRLAMKFHPDRNQGDESAADKFKEVKEAYEILLDPQKKAAYDQYGHAAFEQGGMGGGGFGGGGADFGDIFGDVFGDIFGGGRRGGGGHRAQRGADLRYNMELSLEEAVRGVSKEIEVPTLVHCDSCEGSGAKKGTSAETCGTCHGHGQVQMRQGFFAVQQTCPTCHGKGKIIKDPCNVCHGQGRKQKTKTLNVKIPAGVDTGDRIRLSGEGEAGEHGAPAGDLYVQVHVKEHHIFERDGNNLYCEVPVSFAMAALGGEVEVPTLDGRVNLKVPTETQTGRMFRMRGKGVKGVRGGGVGDLIVKLVVETPVNLSSRQKDLLKEFEESCGGEAATKHKPKSEGFFNGVKKFFDDLTS, encoded by the coding sequence ATGTCAAAACGTGATTTTTACGAAGTATTAGGCGTAAGCCGCGATGCATCAGAGCGTGATATTAAAAAGGCGTACAAGCGCCTAGCGATGAAATTCCACCCAGACCGTAACCAGGGTGATGAAAGCGCAGCAGATAAGTTTAAAGAAGTAAAAGAAGCGTACGAAATTCTTCTCGATCCGCAAAAGAAAGCGGCTTATGACCAATATGGTCATGCTGCTTTTGAACAAGGCGGTATGGGCGGCGGCGGCTTTGGTGGCGGCGGTGCAGATTTCGGCGACATCTTTGGTGATGTGTTTGGTGATATCTTCGGTGGCGGTCGTCGTGGTGGCGGTGGTCATCGTGCTCAGCGCGGTGCAGACCTACGTTACAACATGGAACTGTCACTTGAAGAAGCGGTTCGTGGTGTATCTAAAGAAATTGAAGTTCCAACACTGGTTCACTGTGACAGCTGTGAAGGTAGCGGTGCTAAGAAAGGCACTTCTGCGGAAACCTGTGGTACCTGTCATGGTCACGGTCAGGTTCAGATGCGTCAAGGTTTCTTTGCGGTTCAGCAAACCTGTCCTACCTGTCATGGTAAGGGCAAGATCATTAAAGACCCATGTAATGTATGTCATGGACAAGGTCGTAAGCAGAAGACTAAGACCCTTAACGTTAAGATCCCAGCTGGCGTAGATACGGGCGATCGTATTCGTCTTTCTGGTGAAGGTGAAGCAGGAGAGCATGGCGCTCCGGCGGGTGACCTGTACGTTCAAGTTCATGTCAAAGAGCACCATATCTTTGAGCGTGATGGTAACAACCTTTACTGTGAAGTACCTGTGAGCTTTGCTATGGCAGCACTAGGTGGTGAAGTTGAAGTGCCAACACTTGATGGTCGTGTAAACCTTAAAGTTCCAACAGAGACCCAAACTGGTCGCATGTTCCGTATGCGTGGTAAAGGCGTGAAGGGTGTTCGTGGTGGCGGTGTTGGCGATCTGATTGTTAAACTAGTTGTCGAAACGCCAGTAAACCTAAGCTCGCGTCAGAAAGACCTACTAAAAGAATTTGAAGAGTCTTGTGGTGGTGAAGCGGCAACGAAACATAAGCCAAAATCAGAA